A single region of the Marmota flaviventris isolate mMarFla1 chromosome 10, mMarFla1.hap1, whole genome shotgun sequence genome encodes:
- the Osbpl9 gene encoding oxysterol-binding protein-related protein 9 isoform X5, translating into MAFLLATCRGLDSGFVPSVQDFDKKLTEADAYLQILIEQLKLFDDKLQNCKDDEQRKKIETLKETTNSMVESIKHCIVLLQIAKDQSNAEKHADGIISTINPVDAIYQPSPLEPVISTMPSQTVLPPEPAQLCKSEQRPSSLPVGPVLATLGHHQTPTPNSTGSGHSPPSSSLTSPSHVNLSPNTVPEFSYSSSEDEFYDADEFHQSGSSPKRLIDSSGSASVLTHSSSGNSLKRPDTTESLNSSMSNGTSDADLFDSHDDRDDDGEAGSVEEHKSVIMHLLSQVRLGMDLTKVVLPTFILERRSLLEMYADFFAHPDLFVSISDQKDPRDRMVQVVKWYLSAFHAGRKGSVAKKPYNPILGEIFQCHWMLPNDTEENTELVSEGPVPWVSKNSVTFVAEQVSHHPPISAFYAECFNKKIQFNAHIWTKSKFLGMSIGVHNIGQGCVSCLDYDEHYILTFPNGYGRSILTVPWVELGGECNINCSKTGYSANIVFHTKPFYGGKKHRITAEIFSPNDKKSFCSIEGEWNGVMYAKYATGENMVFVDTKKLPIIKKKVRKLEDQNEYESRCLWKDVTFNLKIRDIDAATEAKHRLEERQRAEARERKEKEIQWETRLFHEDGECWVYDEPLLKRLGAVKH; encoded by the exons ggTTTGGATTCAGGATTTGTTCCTAGTGTCCAAGACTTTGACAAGAAACTAACAGAGGCAGATGCTTACCTACAAATCTTGATAGAACAACTAAAG CTTTTTGATGACAAGCTTCAAAACTGTAAAGATGATGAACAGAGAAAG aaaattGAAACTCTCAAAGAAACAACAAAT agcATGGTAGAGTCTATTAAACACTGCATTGTGTTGCTGCAGATTGCTAAA GACCAGAGTAATGCGGAGAAGCACGCAGATGGAATTATA AGTACTATTAATCCTGTAGATGCAATATATCAACCCAGTCCCTTGGAACCTGTAATCAGCACAATGCCTTCCCAGACTGTCTTACCTCCAG AACCAGCTCAGTTGTGTAAGTCAGAGCAGCGTCCGTCTTCCTTACCCGTTGGACCTGTATTAGCTACCTTGGGACATCATCAGACTCCAACACCAAATAGTACAG GCAGTGGGCATTCACCACCTAGTAGCAGTCTAACTTCTCCAAGTCATGTCAActtgtctccaaatacagtcccAGAGTTTTCTTACTCTAGCAGTGAAGATGAATTCTATGATGCTGATGAATTCCATCAGAGTGGCTCATCCCCAAAGCGCTTAATAGA ttcTTCTGGTTCTGCCTCAGTCTTGACACACAGCAGTTCGGGAAATAGCCTAAAACGCCCAGATACCACGGAATCACTGAATTCTTCCATGTCCAACGGTACAAGTGATGCTG acCTTTTTGATTCACATGACGATAGAGACGATGACGGAGAGGCAGGGTCAGTGGAGGAGCACAAGAGTGTTATCATGCACCTCTTGTCACAGGTTAGGCTCGGAATGGATCTTACTAAG GTAGTTCTTCCAACATTTATTCTTGAAAGAAGATCTCTTTTAGAAATGTATGCAGACTTTTTTGCACATCCGGACCTGTTTGTGAG CATTAGTGACCAGAAAGATCCTAGGGATCGAATGGTTCAGGTTGTGAAATGGTACCTCTCAGCCTTTCATGCAGGAAGGAAAGGATCGGTTGCTAAAAAGCCATACAATCCCATTTTGGGTGAGATCTTTCAGTGTCACTGGATGTTACCAAATGACACTGAAGAGAACACA GAGCTAGTTTCAGAAGGACCAGTTCCCTGGGTTTCCAAAAACAGTGTAACATTCGTGGCTGAGCAGGTTTCCCATCATCCACCCA TTTCAGCCTTTTATGCTGAATGCTTTAACAAGAAAATCCAATTCAATGCTCATATCTGGACTAAATCAAAATTCCTTGGGATGTCAATTGGGGTGCACAACATAGGGCAAG GCTGTGTCTCATGTCTAGACTATGATGAGCATTACATTCTCACATTCCCCAATGGTTATGGAAG GTCTATCCTCACAGTGCCCTGGGTGGAACTAGGAGGAGAATGCAATATTAATTGTTCCAAAACTGGTTATAGTGCAAATATCGTCTTCCACACTAAACCTTTCTATGGAGGCAAGAAACACAGAATTACTGCTGAGATTTT tTCTCCAAATGACAAGAAGTCTTTTTGCTCAATTGAAGGGGAATGGAATGGTGTAATGTATGCAAAATATGCAACAGGG GAAAATATGGTCTTTGTAGATACCAAGAAGTTGCCTATAATCAAGAAGAAAGTGAGGAAGTTAGAAGATCAGAATGAATATGAGTCCCGCTG CCTTTGGAAGGATGTcactttcaatttaaaaatcagagacATTGATGCAGCAACTGAAGCAAAGCACAGACTTGAAGAAAGACAAAGAGCAGAAGCccgagaaagaaaggagaaggaaattcAGTGGGAGACAAGG TTATTCCATGAAGATGGAGAATGCTGGGTTTATGATGAACCATTACTGAAACGTCTTGGTGCTGTGAAGCATTAG
- the Osbpl9 gene encoding oxysterol-binding protein-related protein 9 isoform X7 encodes MVESIKHCIVLLQIAKDQSNAEKHADGIISTINPVDAIYQPSPLEPVISTMPSQTVLPPEPAQLCKSEQRPSSLPVGPVLATLGHHQTPTPNSTGSGHSPPSSSLTSPSHVNLSPNTVPEFSYSSSEDEFYDADEFHQSGSSPKRLIDSSGSASVLTHSSSGNSLKRPDTTESLNSSMSNGTSDADLFDSHDDRDDDGEAGSVEEHKSVIMHLLSQVRLGMDLTKVVLPTFILERRSLLEMYADFFAHPDLFVSISDQKDPRDRMVQVVKWYLSAFHAGRKGSVAKKPYNPILGEIFQCHWMLPNDTEENTELVSEGPVPWVSKNSVTFVAEQVSHHPPISAFYAECFNKKIQFNAHIWTKSKFLGMSIGVHNIGQGCVSCLDYDEHYILTFPNGYGRSILTVPWVELGGECNINCSKTGYSANIVFHTKPFYGGKKHRITAEIFSPNDKKSFCSIEGEWNGVMYAKYATGENMVFVDTKKLPIIKKKVRKLEDQNEYESRCLWKDVTFNLKIRDIDAATEAKHRLEERQRAEARERKEKEIQWETRLFHEDGECWVYDEPLLKRLGAVKH; translated from the exons ATGGTAGAGTCTATTAAACACTGCATTGTGTTGCTGCAGATTGCTAAA GACCAGAGTAATGCGGAGAAGCACGCAGATGGAATTATA AGTACTATTAATCCTGTAGATGCAATATATCAACCCAGTCCCTTGGAACCTGTAATCAGCACAATGCCTTCCCAGACTGTCTTACCTCCAG AACCAGCTCAGTTGTGTAAGTCAGAGCAGCGTCCGTCTTCCTTACCCGTTGGACCTGTATTAGCTACCTTGGGACATCATCAGACTCCAACACCAAATAGTACAG GCAGTGGGCATTCACCACCTAGTAGCAGTCTAACTTCTCCAAGTCATGTCAActtgtctccaaatacagtcccAGAGTTTTCTTACTCTAGCAGTGAAGATGAATTCTATGATGCTGATGAATTCCATCAGAGTGGCTCATCCCCAAAGCGCTTAATAGA ttcTTCTGGTTCTGCCTCAGTCTTGACACACAGCAGTTCGGGAAATAGCCTAAAACGCCCAGATACCACGGAATCACTGAATTCTTCCATGTCCAACGGTACAAGTGATGCTG acCTTTTTGATTCACATGACGATAGAGACGATGACGGAGAGGCAGGGTCAGTGGAGGAGCACAAGAGTGTTATCATGCACCTCTTGTCACAGGTTAGGCTCGGAATGGATCTTACTAAG GTAGTTCTTCCAACATTTATTCTTGAAAGAAGATCTCTTTTAGAAATGTATGCAGACTTTTTTGCACATCCGGACCTGTTTGTGAG CATTAGTGACCAGAAAGATCCTAGGGATCGAATGGTTCAGGTTGTGAAATGGTACCTCTCAGCCTTTCATGCAGGAAGGAAAGGATCGGTTGCTAAAAAGCCATACAATCCCATTTTGGGTGAGATCTTTCAGTGTCACTGGATGTTACCAAATGACACTGAAGAGAACACA GAGCTAGTTTCAGAAGGACCAGTTCCCTGGGTTTCCAAAAACAGTGTAACATTCGTGGCTGAGCAGGTTTCCCATCATCCACCCA TTTCAGCCTTTTATGCTGAATGCTTTAACAAGAAAATCCAATTCAATGCTCATATCTGGACTAAATCAAAATTCCTTGGGATGTCAATTGGGGTGCACAACATAGGGCAAG GCTGTGTCTCATGTCTAGACTATGATGAGCATTACATTCTCACATTCCCCAATGGTTATGGAAG GTCTATCCTCACAGTGCCCTGGGTGGAACTAGGAGGAGAATGCAATATTAATTGTTCCAAAACTGGTTATAGTGCAAATATCGTCTTCCACACTAAACCTTTCTATGGAGGCAAGAAACACAGAATTACTGCTGAGATTTT tTCTCCAAATGACAAGAAGTCTTTTTGCTCAATTGAAGGGGAATGGAATGGTGTAATGTATGCAAAATATGCAACAGGG GAAAATATGGTCTTTGTAGATACCAAGAAGTTGCCTATAATCAAGAAGAAAGTGAGGAAGTTAGAAGATCAGAATGAATATGAGTCCCGCTG CCTTTGGAAGGATGTcactttcaatttaaaaatcagagacATTGATGCAGCAACTGAAGCAAAGCACAGACTTGAAGAAAGACAAAGAGCAGAAGCccgagaaagaaaggagaaggaaattcAGTGGGAGACAAGG TTATTCCATGAAGATGGAGAATGCTGGGTTTATGATGAACCATTACTGAAACGTCTTGGTGCTGTGAAGCATTAG